The window CCTATCCTCCAGATCATCGCGGAGGTTGCGGAATTCCTGCAATTCACTGTCTACCAGGTAAGCCTTGACACGGGTTGGCATTTTGTCCAGTTTCCCATCAATTGATTTTAGCAAAGCAAGCATTTCAGGGTCTGCTTTGCTAGATGTGGGTAAACTCGGTGATGTACCAGAATTTGGTGATTCACCGGATGTTTGCCCACCTCTGTAATATCCTCTAAGCTTTTCTTCCCTTATCGATTCTATGGCCGGAAGAACATTGGCCACGTATGGATGGCTTCGGATAAAGGAAGGTACCACGTATTCATCTTTGTGGACATAGCCTGCAAAATCTCCATATTTATCACCGAATCCAAGGCTATTATTACCGGTATCTCCTCCATAATAATAGGATGAAACTGGCCCTGTGGTTCTTCTTTGGATTTTTGATTCTTCTCCTGAGCTGCTGTCCCAATCTGGCACTGTACTATTGGATAATGCTTGTTTGGCTTTTGCTATGGCCGAAAGTACTGTGGCACCCATAGTGGCAATGTATCCACCAAAAACAAAAGGAGCCGCCGGACCAGTACCCTTTGCCGCATCTGCAGCTAGAGGTACAATCTTGGCTAGTGATGCCGCGGTATCTGCCGCTATCTGTGCACCTACTAAAACTTTCTGAAAAGTGGATAATTCACCGGATTTATTTCCCACGAAATCAATGACCGCTCCTAAAGATTGACCAAGGCTTTGGGCAATCATGATCTTGGCTTCGTTAATTTTTTGAGCATTTTCTACTTCTACTTGATCATGTTTTTTTTGCAGGGCGCTAAGTTCTTTTCTTCTAGCTTCCTCTATTCCTACAGTGGCTATTCCATATTTTTTAGCCAATGCAATTAATTCATCATAATGTTGGTTGGTCTTAAGGATGGCAAGCTCTTTTTCTTCGAGTGTGGCTTCGTTAATATTTTGTTCGGCAGCATGTCTTTCTTCAGCTTCTTTTTCCTGCCACTTGGAACGGATTTCATTTAATTCCTGATTTTTTAAATTTTCAAGCTCTTTTGCTTTTTCTTTAAATTCTTCTTCAGTAATAGTCTTATTGGTAAGGTGCTGGATAAGTTCCTCTTCTAGTTTTGCATATTTATCCCAAACGAGTTCCAGTTCACGTTCACTATCCTCCATCCCGGCCAATTCATACTGTCTGGTAAGGTCCCTAATTCGCTGTTGGTAGGCTTCCCATTGGGTTGCCATTTTATCAAGCTTTTCTTTTTGGGCTTTTACATCAGAAGATGCTGAGGAATTCTTATTGTCATCATCATTGGTATCATTATCATCATCAATAGTTTCCGTATTAATAACAACCTGTTTTTTAGCCACCTCTCCCATATTGATACCCAACCTTTCCATTAGCTCATTTTTGGCAGTTAGGAGTTCGTTGTTTTCACCTTCGAGTTGGGCTAAGGATTCCATTTGGGCTTGGTAAATCCGAACATCATCGATCAACTTACTGGATGAGCTGTAGGTAGGGTCTAGAATGGAGAATATAGACTGTTCACTTCCGGCTTTATTGGCAATTTGTAGTGCAGCTTCATCCAGTGCCATACCCTCCTGGATAGTAAGGTTATATTTATCAGCAAGCTCCACCATCCGCTCCCTTATCGAGTCTTCAGTTTTCAAGGTTTGAATGCGTTTATTAGCTACCTCCTGTCTTTTTTCTTCAAGTTCTTCCTCTTTTTCCTGTATGATAATTTTATTAATCAATTGGTCATTAACTGATTTGATAGCAAGTGTGAGTTCCTGATTTGAGATGGTATCGGCATTTATCTGACCTAGGAGATCGGGGTATTGCTTTTTGAGTTCATTGATAAGTTTAATTCTCTGTTCTGAGCTGGTATTGGTGGTAATGATCTGCGCATGGAGCTTCATTAGGTTTATTCTTTCAGCCTGTAGTGTTTCTGAAACGGGTATATCAATCCATTTTGCGAAACTGGAGATCATCCTGTCAATTCCATCCATGATGGTACTATTGACAAACACACCTGCCAAATACTTTTGAACTTTCTCTAGTTTGGCGGCAAGGTTGGTATTCTTTACCGTGAATTCATCTACCACCGAGGTTCCTTTTTCGAAAGCTTCATTGGAAATGGTCTGCTGTTTTCTGAGGGCTTCAGTATTGTTGGCCAATGTACCTAATACACCTACTACCCTTCCGCCATCTTGACCCAAATCTCCAAGGGTGCCGGCCAATTCGGTGATTCCTTCGGAATTGTCCTTTACCCCTTCTAGCATGCGTAGAAAAGCTTCGTTCGCATCTTCGTTCATTAGCTTGACAAAATCCTCTACCTCCATCCTTGCGAACTTGGCATACTTATCTGAATTTTTAGCCATATCGATGAATAACTTGGAAAGGGCCGTGGTGGAAACCTCGGCAGTTTGGCCAAGGCTGTCCAGGGTGGCACCAAGGCCAAGTATATTTTCAATAGAGATGCCAGCCAGAGGCGCAATACCTGAAAGCCTTTTGGCAAATTCGACCATATATCCTTCATTGGCAGTGGAAGCCATTCCCAGTTCATTGATGGCAGAACCTACTTTTAATAGGGATTCTTCTATGCCATAAACAGATTTTAGGTTGAAGGTATCGGTAAGTTTGCCAAGTTGCTTCATCACCTGTTCAGGATCACCGAGAGAATCACCAAGGGCCACATTGATTTTATCTGCAGCACTTACAAACTCCTCAATATCCTTGACACCCGTAATACCTAGACGGCCGGCGATCTCAGCTAGTCCCCGTAGTTCTGATCGTGGGGTACGAGTATCAAATTGTTTAAGTTTTTCATTCAGCTTCTCTACCTCATCAGCTGTAAGCCCGGTTGTTTTCTGAATATCTGAGAAAGAATCAGATAATCTGGCTGATCCGTCAATCATAGACTGAATCTGAGTAAAAAAAGCTGTGGCACCCAAGGCAGAAATGGCCAGCACTCCGAATTGCTTCAACTGCTTACCCATGTCAGCCCAAAAACCTTTGGTGCCGTTAAGTTCCGCCCGTTGCTGCCTGAGTACTCCATTTACTTGAAGTAATTCTGCTTTGAGTCTTTTATAATCAGCCGTGCCTTTGGTAGTGGTGACACTTATTTCTCTTTTAAGCTCACGCTGGTATCTGGACAGCTGGGTCATGGTCATTCCGGAAAGACCAATTTCTTTCCTTAGGCCTTTTATTTGCGCGCGAACCTCCTTTAATTTTTTGTTTGCATTGATATAATCCTCAGTACCTTTTTTGGCATTTTTCATATCGGAAAGCAGTTCTTTTGCATCCATTTCGAGCTTACCTAGCTCATTTATTGCTTGCTTGCCGTCTACGGTGAGGCGTACACGTGATTCATCTTCTTTTCTGGCCATAAGTGGTTAGTTTTCTTATGGCTAAAATGAGGGGATTAGGGTGTTAATTTTGGGACAGGTGATTGAGGGTGATTATTGGGGAATTATATAAGCAATAGGTAGCTCTCCATCTTTTGGGTATAATAGTGATTTGTGTAGTGGATCCAAAAGTTCCTTTGCCCCGATAGAAAATAAAAAGTCGTTTTCCATTAGCCATTCCATTAAGTCAAATTCATTACGCAATTCAAATTGGGTCGTAAGGAAGTAAAACAAAAATACCCGCTCTTGGTTTCCCATGCCGGATTCAATCACTCTTAAGTATTTTGAAAGACTATTTTCTTTAACATATTCTAAAAGGTTTATAATCGATCGAATATAGGTGTCAAATTCAAGTTCACTCAATAAATACCTAAAAAGAAATTGAATTTGGTTTTTATTTAAACCATGGTAATCACCTCCTTGGGATACTAATTTTAACTGTGGCAAATCAGATAATTTAAAATTAAAATTTTTATCTACCCATTTAAAACCATGCATTATTTCAAACATTTCTGGTTGATTTCCAGATAATTGTTTATTCCAGCCTTCTTCATTAT of the Cyclobacterium marinum DSM 745 genome contains:
- a CDS encoding phage tail tape measure protein, encoding MARKEDESRVRLTVDGKQAINELGKLEMDAKELLSDMKNAKKGTEDYINANKKLKEVRAQIKGLRKEIGLSGMTMTQLSRYQRELKREISVTTTKGTADYKRLKAELLQVNGVLRQQRAELNGTKGFWADMGKQLKQFGVLAISALGATAFFTQIQSMIDGSARLSDSFSDIQKTTGLTADEVEKLNEKLKQFDTRTPRSELRGLAEIAGRLGITGVKDIEEFVSAADKINVALGDSLGDPEQVMKQLGKLTDTFNLKSVYGIEESLLKVGSAINELGMASTANEGYMVEFAKRLSGIAPLAGISIENILGLGATLDSLGQTAEVSTTALSKLFIDMAKNSDKYAKFARMEVEDFVKLMNEDANEAFLRMLEGVKDNSEGITELAGTLGDLGQDGGRVVGVLGTLANNTEALRKQQTISNEAFEKGTSVVDEFTVKNTNLAAKLEKVQKYLAGVFVNSTIMDGIDRMISSFAKWIDIPVSETLQAERINLMKLHAQIITTNTSSEQRIKLINELKKQYPDLLGQINADTISNQELTLAIKSVNDQLINKIIIQEKEEELEEKRQEVANKRIQTLKTEDSIRERMVELADKYNLTIQEGMALDEAALQIANKAGSEQSIFSILDPTYSSSSKLIDDVRIYQAQMESLAQLEGENNELLTAKNELMERLGINMGEVAKKQVVINTETIDDDNDTNDDDNKNSSASSDVKAQKEKLDKMATQWEAYQQRIRDLTRQYELAGMEDSERELELVWDKYAKLEEELIQHLTNKTITEEEFKEKAKELENLKNQELNEIRSKWQEKEAEERHAAEQNINEATLEEKELAILKTNQHYDELIALAKKYGIATVGIEEARRKELSALQKKHDQVEVENAQKINEAKIMIAQSLGQSLGAVIDFVGNKSGELSTFQKVLVGAQIAADTAASLAKIVPLAADAAKGTGPAAPFVFGGYIATMGATVLSAIAKAKQALSNSTVPDWDSSSGEESKIQRRTTGPVSSYYYGGDTGNNSLGFGDKYGDFAGYVHKDEYVVPSFIRSHPYVANVLPAIESIREEKLRGYYRGGQTSGESPNSGTSPSLPTSSKADPEMLALLKSIDGKLDKMPTRVKAYLVDSELQEFRNLRDDLEDRYKI